A DNA window from Coffea arabica cultivar ET-39 chromosome 6c, Coffea Arabica ET-39 HiFi, whole genome shotgun sequence contains the following coding sequences:
- the LOC113691575 gene encoding probable E3 ubiquitin-protein ligase RHC1A translates to MSSDRNTHWCYTCRQPVEIRRQNAVCSNCFGGFIQELDEILTMNLEDQNHRPRFMEAVSNFLRQQTSVRGNNRGRTDWGTDHGSIWNPLLIFSGDMPIRLPGNGGLVEFLNDALGFRRENGGDYFVGPGVEEFFEHLTSSSDQRVPPPASRSCIDALPTVKISKKDVRSDSHCPVCKEKFELGSHARKLPCKHLYHSDCIVPWLEQRSSCPVCRQELTSEQRNQNSRGQNRSSSRRFSGREGRSENPERRRPWSFLWPFGSSHSQRRRNGTAETSPMAVPNHQDYHYTEYSNWPFE, encoded by the coding sequence ATGTCAAGTGACAGAAACACCCACTGGTGTTATACTTGTAGGCAGCCTGTTGAAATTCGAAGACAAAATGCAGTTTGCTCGAATTGTTTTGGAGGCTTTATTCAAGAGCTTGATGAGATTCTGACTATGAACTTGGAAGATCAAAATCACAGGCCAAGATTTATGGAAGCTGTATCAAATTTTTTGAGGCAGCAAACATCAGTTAGAGGCAATAATAGAGGGCGAACAGATTGGGGAACTGACCATGGTAGTATTTGGAATCCATTGCTGATTTTTAGTGGCGACATGCCCATTAGGTTGCCAGGCAATGGTGGACTTGTAGAGTTCCTTAATGATGCTTTGGGGTTCAGGCGAGAAAATGGTGGTGATTATTTCGTTGGCCCCGGAGTGGAAGAGTTCTTTGAGCACCTTACAAGCAGTAGTGATCAACGTGTGCCTCCTCCAGCTTCAAGATCCTGCATAGATGCCCTTCCTACCGTCAAGATTTCCAAGAAGGATGTTCGCTCTGATTCTCATTGTCCCGTTTGCAAAGAGAAATTTGAGTTAGGCTCTCATGCTAGAAAGTTACCTTGCAAACATTTGTATCACTCAGATTGCATTGTCCCATGGCTAGAACAACGCAGTTCATGCCCTGTTTGTCGGCAAGAGCTAACATCAGAGCAGAGAAATCAGAACTCCAGAGGACAAAACCGAAGCAGCAGTAGGAGGTTTAGTGGAAGGGAAGGCAGAAGTGAGAATCCAGAAAGACGTAGGCCATGGTCCTTCTTGTGGCCTTTTGGCTCATCTCACTCACAGCGTCGACGTAATGGGACAGCTGAAACGAGCCCCATGGCAGTACCCAATCATCAGGATTATCACTATACAGAGTATTCTAATTGGCCTTTTGAATAA
- the LOC113692051 gene encoding uncharacterized protein translates to METKEDSETLALLSGPIKEASNILQELINIHIDGKVILAIQGQVKDDKPTFIERTAVKSICGVFENLLTTQVGIPNEQLLQVIYVLFLKLCAVQSLKTTGPLSFESPVLYFLGRVACKKHLTRYLAL, encoded by the exons ATGGAGACCAAGGAAGATTCCGAAACTTTAGCTCTGCTTTCTGGACCAATCAAGGAG GCTTCAAATATTTTGCAAGAGTTGATCAACATTCATATTGATGGAAAAGTTATATTAGCAATCCAAGGTCAGGTCAAAGATGATAAGCCTACCTTTATTGAGCGAACAGCAGTAAAATCTATTTGTGGAGTCTTTGAAAACTTGTTGACTACTCAAGTTGGCATTCCAAATGAACAGCTTCTGCAAGTCATTTATGTCTTGTTCCTAAAACTTT GCGCTGTTCAGAGTTTGAAGACTACTGGACCTTTAAGCTTTGAAAGTCCTGTTCTCTATTTTCTTGGAAGAGTTGCCTGCAAGAAGCATTTGACAAGGTATCTAGCTCTGTGA